The following proteins are encoded in a genomic region of Nicotiana sylvestris chromosome 4, ASM39365v2, whole genome shotgun sequence:
- the LOC104226560 gene encoding KH domain-containing protein At1g09660/At1g09670-like, whose product MMNMENRIPPGSYFQYSPTRIHDPLQRSSSLTDRERYLADLLGERQKLGPFMQILPICSRLLNQEIMRASALLSNQFVDQERMGQESPHRSISQQMNGGQINVGAWSAMQTEENRLLQKMALFQPSPLDWHVVPGTATTLVVKKVIRLDVPVEKFPNYNFVGRILGPRGNSLKRVEAITECRVYIRGQGSVKDSINEEKLKDKPGYEHLKEPLHLLVEAEFPEDIIDARIDHAVSILENLLKPVDESMDVYKKQQLRELSMLNGTLREESPSMNPRMSPSMSPFSNTGMKRAKTGR is encoded by the coding sequence ATGATGAATATGGAGAATAGAATACCCCCTGGGAGTTATTTCCAGTACTCTCCTACTAGAATCCATGATCCACTTCAGAGGTCTTCTTCTCTTACAGATCGTGAAAGATATTTGGCCGATTTATTGGGAGAGAGGCAAAAATTGGGGCCATTCATGCAGATACTGCCTATATGCAGTAGGCTTCTAAACCAAGAAATCATGCGAGCATCGGCATTGTTGTCAAATCAGTTTGTAGATCAGGAAAGGATGGGACAAGAGAGTCCACATAGATCGATCAGTCAACAGATGAATGGAGGTCAGATAAATGTAGGGGCATGGAGTGCAATGCAAACTGAGGAAAACAGACTCCTCCAGAAAATGGCTCTGTTTCAACCTTCCCCCCTGGATTGGCATGTTGTGCCGGGAACTGCAACCACTCTTGTTGTGAAGAAAGTCATAAGACTGGATGTTCCAGTGGAGAAGTTCCCAAATTATAATTTTGTCGGTCGAATTCTGGGACCACGTGGGAATTCCCTAAAGAGGGTTGAAGCCATTACAGAATGTAGAGTCTACATCAGAGGTCAAGGCTCGGTGAAGGACTCTATCAATGAAGAGAAATTGAAAGATAAACCTGGGTATGAGCACCTCAAAGAGCCACTACATCTCCTGGTGGAGGCTGAATTTCCGGAAGACATCATTGACGCCCGTATTGATCATGCAGTTTCAATCCTAGAGAACCTCTTAAAGCCTGTGGATGAATCTATGGATGTTTATAAGAAACAACAACTAAGGGAATTGTCCATGCTAAATGGTACATTAAGGGAAGAAAGCCCGAGCATGAATCCTCGAATGAGCCCTAGCATGTCTCCATTTAGTAATACAGGAATGAAACGAGCAAAGACGGGAAGATAA